One part of the Thermococcus radiotolerans genome encodes these proteins:
- a CDS encoding iron-sulfur cluster assembly protein, translating into MKSEDILKELRKVENPFTNMDIVTEGLVTKVEIDEVENRVRVYVAFARNTPAHPFTMAVNWPLQAKIVREMVKVLEDKVGYLEIVDDTTLQRYYPLEDDLEV; encoded by the coding sequence TTGAAGAGTGAGGACATACTTAAGGAGCTACGAAAGGTGGAGAATCCCTTCACCAACATGGATATCGTGACGGAAGGATTGGTAACGAAGGTCGAAATAGACGAGGTGGAGAACAGGGTTAGGGTATACGTTGCCTTCGCGAGGAACACCCCGGCACATCCCTTCACCATGGCCGTGAACTGGCCCCTCCAGGCAAAGATCGTGAGGGAAATGGTAAAGGTTTTAGAGGATAAGGTGGGATACCTTGAGATAGTCGATGACACCACTCTGCAACGATATTATCCTTTGGAAGATGATCTGGAGGTATAA
- a CDS encoding ArsA family ATPase, whose translation MREFLIPKEDFRVVFVIGKGGVGKTTTSAALATALSKKGYKTLIVSLDPAHNLGDVFMVKLEDKPKELADNLYASELDMEKLIKSYLKHLEENLKHMYRYLTVINLEKYFEVLSFSPGIEEYATLEAIRNILLQGEEWDVIVFDTPPTGLTLRVLALPRISLIWADKLIEIRRKILERRRMIVKIHGDQKFQVDGQEFVLPKEEEEDPVMKELKAYRSEVKFVEDVITDPKKTSVVTVMNPEMLPLYETKRAYESLKKFKVPFNMILINKVITVGREIPEIKVKLEAQRKVLEEIGKTFSGVEIVKIPMFAEEPRGLEWLEKLGGMVLEE comes from the coding sequence ATGAGGGAATTCCTCATTCCCAAGGAGGATTTTAGGGTTGTGTTCGTGATAGGCAAAGGGGGCGTTGGAAAAACTACCACCAGCGCCGCCCTTGCGACGGCCCTCTCAAAGAAGGGATACAAAACGCTCATAGTATCGCTCGATCCGGCCCATAACCTCGGGGACGTCTTCATGGTTAAGCTGGAGGATAAGCCCAAAGAACTGGCCGATAACCTCTACGCAAGTGAGCTCGACATGGAGAAGCTGATAAAGTCGTACCTCAAGCACTTGGAGGAAAACCTGAAGCATATGTACCGCTACCTCACGGTGATCAACTTAGAGAAGTACTTCGAGGTTCTAAGCTTCTCCCCCGGAATAGAGGAGTACGCCACCCTCGAAGCGATTAGAAACATCCTCCTTCAGGGTGAGGAGTGGGACGTGATAGTGTTTGATACCCCACCCACGGGACTTACGCTACGCGTTTTAGCCTTACCGAGGATTTCCCTCATATGGGCAGACAAGCTGATCGAAATCCGCAGGAAGATACTGGAGAGACGGAGGATGATAGTGAAGATCCACGGAGACCAGAAGTTCCAAGTTGATGGACAGGAATTCGTTCTCCCGAAGGAGGAAGAAGAGGATCCGGTTATGAAGGAGCTGAAGGCCTACCGCTCCGAGGTAAAATTCGTCGAAGATGTTATAACCGACCCCAAGAAAACGAGCGTCGTCACGGTTATGAACCCCGAGATGCTCCCGCTATATGAAACAAAGAGGGCCTACGAGAGCCTGAAGAAGTTCAAAGTCCCCTTCAATATGATTCTCATCAACAAGGTTATAACCGTGGGACGGGAGATTCCCGAGATAAAAGTAAAGCTGGAGGCCCAGAGAAAGGTGCTGGAGGAGATCGGCAAGACCTTCTCAGGAGTTGAGATAGTGAAAATACCCATGTTCGCCGAAGAACCGCGGGGTCTCGAATGGCTGGAGAAGCTCGGAGGTATGGTCCTTGAAGAGTGA